A window of Zingiber officinale cultivar Zhangliang chromosome 5A, Zo_v1.1, whole genome shotgun sequence contains these coding sequences:
- the LOC121981271 gene encoding putative MO25-like protein At5g47540 isoform X3: MLELCKNIRELKFVLYGNSESEPVVEACTKLTQEFFRQNTLRLLIICLPKLNLEAKKDATQVVANLQRQQVQSRLIASDYLEANKDLLDILISGYENMDIALHYGAMLRECIRHQSVARYILESEHMQKFFDYIEIPNFDIASDVTITFKELLTRHKSTVAEFLSKNYDWFFTEFNSRLLSSPNYVTRRQAIKILGDMLLDRSNSAVMVRYVSSKDNLMILMNLLRESSKNIQIEAFHVFKLFAANQNKPPEITSILFTNKDKLLRFFRDFKLDKENEQFEADKDQVVREIQALKKENSSE, from the exons ATGTTagaattatgtaaaaatatacgGGAGTTGAAATTTGTTCTCTATGGTAATAGTGAATCAGAGCCAGTTGTTGAAGCTTGTACAAAGTTGACTCAAGAGTTCTTCCGACAGAACACCTTGCGACTATTAATAATTTGTCTTCCAAAATTGAACTTAGAA GCCAAAAAAGATGCTACTCAAGTTGTGGCAAATTTGCAAAGGCAACAGGTTCAATCAAGGTTAATTGCTTCTGATTATTTGGAAGCCAACAAAGATCTTTTGGACATTTTAATTTCTGG TTATGAAAACATGGACATTGCGTTGCATTATGGGGCTATGCTAAGAGAATGTATTCGACATCAAAGTGTAGCTAG GTATATTCTTGAGTCTGAACACATGCAGAAATTCTTTGATTATATTGAAATTCCAAATTTTGACATTGCATCAGATGTCACTATCACTTTTAAG GAACTTTTAACACGGCATAAATCAACTGTAGCCGAATTTTTATCCAAGAATTATGATTGG TTTTTTACAGAATTCAATTCAAGGTTGCTGTCATCCCCTAATTATGTCACAAGAAGGCAAGCTATCAAG ATTTTGGGAGACATGTTGTTAGACAGGTCAAATTCTGCTGTTATGGTCCGCTATGTTAGCTCAAAGGACAATCTTATGATTCTAATGAATCTTCTGAGG GAATCAAGTAAGAATATCCAAATAGAGGCTTTCCATGTATTCAAG TTATTTGCTGCTAACCAAAACAAGCCACCTGAGATTACAAGCATATTATTCACTAACAAGGATAAACTTCTTCGGTTTTTTAGGGACTTCAAGTTAGACAAAG AGAATGAGCAATTTGAAGCAGACAAAGATCAAGTTGTCAGAGAGATACAAGCTCTGAAGAAGGAGAACTCATCTGAATGA
- the LOC121981271 gene encoding putative MO25-like protein At5g47540 isoform X2 → MQYLIRSHVMLELCKNIRELKFVLYGNSESEPVVEACTKLTQEFFRQNTLRLLIICLPKLNLEAKKDATQVVANLQRQQVQSRLIASDYLEANKDLLDILISGYENMDIALHYGAMLRECIRHQSVARYILESEHMQKFFDYIEIPNFDIASDVTITFKELLTRHKSTVAEFLSKNYDWFFTEFNSRLLSSPNYVTRRQAIKILGDMLLDRSNSAVMVRYVSSKDNLMILMNLLRESSKNIQIEAFHVFKLFAANQNKPPEITSILFTNKDKLLRFFRDFKLDKENEQFEADKDQVVREIQALKKENSSE, encoded by the exons ATGTTagaattatgtaaaaatatacgGGAGTTGAAATTTGTTCTCTATGGTAATAGTGAATCAGAGCCAGTTGTTGAAGCTTGTACAAAGTTGACTCAAGAGTTCTTCCGACAGAACACCTTGCGACTATTAATAATTTGTCTTCCAAAATTGAACTTAGAA GCCAAAAAAGATGCTACTCAAGTTGTGGCAAATTTGCAAAGGCAACAGGTTCAATCAAGGTTAATTGCTTCTGATTATTTGGAAGCCAACAAAGATCTTTTGGACATTTTAATTTCTGG TTATGAAAACATGGACATTGCGTTGCATTATGGGGCTATGCTAAGAGAATGTATTCGACATCAAAGTGTAGCTAG GTATATTCTTGAGTCTGAACACATGCAGAAATTCTTTGATTATATTGAAATTCCAAATTTTGACATTGCATCAGATGTCACTATCACTTTTAAG GAACTTTTAACACGGCATAAATCAACTGTAGCCGAATTTTTATCCAAGAATTATGATTGG TTTTTTACAGAATTCAATTCAAGGTTGCTGTCATCCCCTAATTATGTCACAAGAAGGCAAGCTATCAAG ATTTTGGGAGACATGTTGTTAGACAGGTCAAATTCTGCTGTTATGGTCCGCTATGTTAGCTCAAAGGACAATCTTATGATTCTAATGAATCTTCTGAGG GAATCAAGTAAGAATATCCAAATAGAGGCTTTCCATGTATTCAAG TTATTTGCTGCTAACCAAAACAAGCCACCTGAGATTACAAGCATATTATTCACTAACAAGGATAAACTTCTTCGGTTTTTTAGGGACTTCAAGTTAGACAAAG AGAATGAGCAATTTGAAGCAGACAAAGATCAAGTTGTCAGAGAGATACAAGCTCTGAAGAAGGAGAACTCATCTGAATGA